A single Salminus brasiliensis chromosome 20, fSalBra1.hap2, whole genome shotgun sequence DNA region contains:
- the mn1b gene encoding transcriptional activator MN1, whose amino-acid sequence MFGLEQFGPQINSRNAGHAEKNLSQARVSMSSHYKSPGFHSGGPPGTVEPGLGPLNEPPMLSLNMNMNGGEQYGGFHPRGHSDMHAGGLQQQPQQQAPMHGFFNNQQPHNHPHGHQTHPHQHHPHFGGNFGDPGPGSSCLHGGRIMGYGSGMGPQQGFTEGFDPLSEGQSGDGFSQQQPQQQQRPGSMPDFQHHGPSSGNHPVPAPCLPLDQSPNRAASFHGLPSSSSSSSESHNLESRRMPPQGSVESLDYSYPNETPSGHFDVSVFSPSEPDTQLTHFGAGRQVPGANFPGNPGLSRASGMQGISKGHPQAPPQQQQPPSQHSVFFDRFGGGRKIPVGMEPGARHPLMQQQQTGLMGRQNSCPPSLPRPPQPEAGSTNANMQEGGVMMPGQHNQFEYPIHRLENRGMHPYGDPMFNMQQQPPPPQQPPSQRLQHFDSPYLNVAKRPRFDFPNAHGGEGCGSWNSSMHNPPGMENHISPSAYPGLPGEFTPPVSDGFPPGPPLQHPGPEQQSLQQRQNAAMMIKQMASRSQQQRMRQPNLQQLGHHGDVPQGPMVHGGPVGGMPQPGFERDSSGRMVNFDGQNPHMAPESGWFPGPHPPGEMLGRRMGGPGGEAGAHDMQQNGAAMMFRPGVNGLGMQEPMRIPGESHVQPLHSPSIHPQFGSSMGNLAQMQSPGAGVGLPNTPSERRPNDFPGPPMGAQPSFPFGGSSRQGAPHSNAQGVNTSPGSYSSQAEFSAGQRSSVSKLGALSLGSFNKTSSKDSVFGQSCLAALSTACQNMIASLGAPNLNVTFNKKSQGEGKRKLSQTEQDMSNSTANGTASAGPEFFPGGATPQSTQMPSAGNSNTKPAGPNQAVQGEASALSPSYNMDATPCSEGKAATGSGRGRGRRKRDSGHVSPGIFFPSDNGNPVVSPGQQVTPAAGTGERGGGTPHEKPLTSPSWGKGGDLMLGDQADLMSSLDSGIQSVSKSADCSPRVDFTDDIGPHYGNEDEVSSSSDAPASAKAGRSPLLGGSPKLQRVDNGLMGGQKGQGMGLANHTTSTSEGYGGVGHPGTPGMEQVRTPSSTSGQDEIHPLEILQAQIQLQRQQFSISEDQPLAIKNGKKGSDCNGQSGDGELANCSPDAGKSSVGTIDLDTLMAEQHATWYVPNDKGLLENSEEDKSLTAWEKTKGQGTIKEDVDLSQNKSGGGGGGGVTPGPGGTGPHLQCLSVHCTDELGDPKGRSGPVPSWRSLHSDISNRFGTFVAALT is encoded by the coding sequence ATGTTTGGACTGGAACAGTTCGGTCCCCAGATTAATAGCAGAAACGCCGGCCACGCTGAAAAAAACTTAAGCCAGGCAAGAGTAAGCATGAGCTCTCATTACAAGAGCCCAGGTTTTCACTCCGGAGGCCCGCCAGGGACGGTTGAGCCTGGTCTGGGCCCCCTTAACGAGCCTCCTATGCTTTCGCTCAATATGAACATGAATGGAGGAGAGCAGTACGGAGGCTTCCACCCGCGGGGCCACTCGGACATGCATGCAGGAGGACTTCAGCAGCAACCACAGCAGCAGGCACCCATGCATGGTTTTTTTAACAACCAACAACCTCATAATCACCCCCATGGCCACCAGACTCATCCCCACCAACATCACCCACATTTTGGGGGAAACTTTGGGGACCCTGGGCCTGGATCCTCCTGCTTACACGGGGGTAGGATAATGGGTTATGGGAGCGGTATGGGGCCCCAGCAGGGATTCACAGAGGGTTTTGACCCACTCTCTGAGGGCCAATCAGGGGATGGATTCTCTCAGCAGCAGCCACAGCAGCAACAGAGGCCAGGCTCCATGCCTGACTTTCAACACCACGGACCTTCCAGTGGAAACCACCCCGTCCCTGCCCCCTGCCTGCCCCTTGACCAGTCGCCAAATCGTGCTGCCTCCTTCCACGGCCTTCcttcgtcatcatcatcatcatcagaaaGTCATAACCTAGAGTCCAGACGAATGCCCCCACAGGGCAGTGTTGAGAGCCTGGACTACAGCTATCCCAACGAAACACCCTCTGGACATTTTGACGTATCTGTATTTTCCCCCTCTGAGCCAGATACTCAGCTCACCCATTTTGGAGCAGGAAGGCAGGTGCCGGGGGCCAACTTTCCTGGAAACCCAGGCCTGTCCCGGGCTTCAGGAATGCAGGGCATCTCTAAAGGACACCCCCAGGCCCctcctcagcagcagcagcccccgTCCCAGCACAGTGTGTTCTTTGATCGGTTTGGGGGTGGGCGCAAAATACCAGTGGGGATGGAGCCCGGTGCCAGGCATCCCCtcatgcagcagcagcagacaggGTTGATGGGCCGACAAAACTCCTGCCCACCTTCCCTCCCACGGCCCCCACAGCCTGAGGCTGGCTCCACCAATGCCAACATGCAGGAGGGCGGCGTCATGATGCCTGGCCAGCATAACCAGTTTGAATACCCAATTCATAGACTGGAGAACAGAGGGATGCATCCCTATGGGGACCCTATGTTCAATATGCAACAGCAGCCTCCCCCTCCCCAGCAGCCCCCTAGTCAGAGGCTGCAGCACTTTGACTCTCCTTATTTGAATGTGGCCAAGAGGCCTAGGTTTGATTTCCCTAATGCCCATGGAGGGGAGGGCTGCGGCTCCTGGAACAGCAGCATGCACAACCCACCTGGCATGGAGAACCACATCTCTCCCTCTGCCTACCCAGGCCTGCCTGGAGAGTTCACTCCCCCTGTTTCTGATGGTTTCCCACCAGGCCCACCACTACAGCATCCAGGGCCTGAGCAGCAGTCATTGCAGCAGAGGCAGAATGCCGCCATGATGATCAAGCAGATGGCTTCTCGAAGTCAGCAGCAAAGAATGAGACAGCCCAACTTGCAGCAGCTTGGTCACCACGGAGATGTCCCACAGGGCCCTATGGTTCATGGGGGCCCTGTGGGGGGAATGCCTCAGCCTGGATTTGAGAGAGATAGCAGTGGGAGGATGGTTAACTTTGATGGACAGAATCCACACATGGCTCCTGAGAGCGGCTGGTTTCCTGGGCCACACCCACCTGGGGAGATGCTTGGACGGCGCATGGGTGGCCCGGGAGGTGAGGCAGGTGCGCATGATATGCAGCAAAACGGTGCAGCAATGATGTTTAGACCAGGTGTGAATGGCCTGGGCATGCAGGAGCCTATGAGAATACCAGGAGAAAGCCATGTGCAGCCATTACATTCACCTAGCATACACCCGCAATTCGGAAGCAGCATGGGTAACCTAGCACAAATGCAGTCACCTGGGGCAGGTGTAGGGCTGCCCAACACACCATCAGAAAGGCGTCCAAATGACTTTCCAGGGCCACCTATGGGTGCTCAGCCTTCTTTCCCTTTTGGAGGTTCCAGTCGGCAGGGGGCACCACACAGTAATGCCCAGGGGGTGAACACATCTCCAGGGAGTTATTCCTCCCAGGCAGAGTTTTCAGCTGGCCAGCGCTCCTCAGTTAGTAAACTGGGGGCTCTCTCTTTGGGGAGTTTTAACAAAACAAGTAGCAAGGACAGTGTTTTCGGACAGAGCTGTCTGGCGGCACTCTCTACCGCCTGCCAGAACATGATTGCCAGCCTGGGGGCCCCTAACCTCAATGTGACATTCAACAAGAAGAGCCAGGGAGAAGGAAAACGAAAGCTGAGTCAAACAGAGCAGGACATGAGTAACAGCACAGCCAATGGAACCGCTAGTGCTGGGCCAGAATTTTTCCCAGGTGGAGCCACCCCCCAAAGCACCCAGATGCCTAGTGCTGGGAATAGCAATACTAAGCCAGCAGGTCCAAACCAGGCGGTGCAGGGGGAAGCCAGCGCCCTCTCCCCAAGTTACAACATGGACGCTAccccatgcagtgaggggaaagCGGCAACAGggagtgggagagggagagggaggaggaagagggacAGTGGCCATGTGAGCCCTGGGATTTTCTTCCCCTCCGACAATGGCAACCCTGTTGTGAGTCCTGGCCAGCAGGTCACACCAGCAGCTGGCACTGGGGAGAGGGGTGGGGGCACACCTCACGAAAAGCCCCTTACTTCGCCCTCCTGGGGGAAGGGGGGCGACCTAATGCTAGGCGATCAAGCTGACCTGATGTCATCTCTGGACAGTGGCATCCAGAGCGTATCCAAGTCAGCCGACTGCTCACCTCGTGTTGACTTCACAGATGACATAGGTCCCCACTATGGCAATGAGGATGAGGTTTCTTCAAGTTCTGACGCGCCAGCTTCGGCAAAGGCCGGCCGCAGCCCTCTGTTGGGTGGCTCGCCCAAGTTGCAGAGGGTGGACAATGGGCTGATGGGTGGGCAGAAAGGGCAGGGCATGGGCCTCGCCAACCACACTACCTCAACATCGGAGGGCTATGGAGGAGTAGGTCACCCTGGTACGCCAGGCATGGAGCAGGTCCGCACACCCTCGAGCACCTCTGGCCAGGATGAGATTCACCCACTGGAGATATTGCAGGCACAGATCCAGCTTCAGCGGCAGCAGTTCAGCATCTCAGAGGACCAGCCTCTAGCCATTAAGAATGGCAAGAAAGGCAGTGACTGCAATGGACAGAGTGGAGATGGAGAGCTCGCCAACTGCAGCCCGGATGCTGGAAAGAGTTCTGTGGGCACTATTGACCTGGACACACTCATGGCAGAGCAGCATGCCACCTGGTATGTGCCCAACGACAAGGGCCTGCTTGAAAATTCCGAAGAGGACAAGTCACTGACTGCATGGGAAAAGACTAA
- the LOC140541762 gene encoding phosphatidylinositol transfer protein beta isoform produces the protein MVLIKEYRVVLPCTVEEYQVGQLYSVAEASKNETGGGEGIEVLKNEPYEKDGEKGQYTHKIYHLKSKVPGFVKMFAPEGSLIFHEKAWNAYPYCRTIVTNEYMKDDFFIKIETWHKPDLGTIENVHKLDSSTWKTVEVMPIDIADRDQVSHGDYKADEDPALFKSTKTGRGPLGPNWKKELVSNPANPRMCAYKLVTVKFKWWGLQNKVENFIHKQEKRIFTNFHRQLFCWIDKWVDLTMEDIRRMEAETQKELEELRRQGQVRGTSAANE, from the exons ATGGTGCTCATCAAAGAATA CCGTGTTGTCTTACCATGCACCGTTGAGGAG TACCAAGTAGGCCAGTTGTACTCTGTGGCCGAGGCCAGTAAGAATGAAACGGGAGGAGGAGAAGGTATTGAGGTGCTGAAGAATGAGCCTTatgagaaagatggagagaaaggaCAGTACACGCACAAGATCTACCATCTCAAAAG TAAAGTGCCTGGCTTTGTGAAGATGTTTGCACCAGAAGGCTCTCTGATTTTTCATGAAAAAGCATGGAATGCTTACCCATACTGcagaacaa TTGTAACG AATGAATACATGAAGGATGACTTCTTTATCAAGATTGAAACGTGGCACAAACCTGATCTTGGAACAATAGAAAAT GTTCACAAGCTGGACAGTTCCACATGGAAGACAGTGGAGGTGATGCCAATTGACATTGCAGACAGAGATCAAGTATCCCATGGT gATTACAAAGCGGATGAGGATCCTGCCCTCTTCAAGTCGACCAAGACAGGCAGAGGACCACTGGGGCCTAACTGGAAG AAGGAGCTGGTTAGTAATCCTGCTAACCCACGTATGTGTGCCTACAAACTAGTCACGGTCAAGTTCAAGTGGTGGGGTCTACAAAACAAGGTTGAAAACTTCATTCACAAG CAAGAGAAGCGAATCTTTACTAACTTCCACCGCCAGCTGTTTTGCTGGATTGATAAATGGGTGGATCTCACTATGGAGGACATTAGAAGGATGGAGGCAGAGACACAAAAAGAGCTTGAGGAG CTTCGCAGACAAGGCCAAGTGCGAGGAACCAGTGCTGCCAATGAATGA